A single region of the Silene latifolia isolate original U9 population chromosome 8, ASM4854445v1, whole genome shotgun sequence genome encodes:
- the LOC141595161 gene encoding protein FAR1-RELATED SEQUENCE 5-like, giving the protein MWHILKKLPEKVGPVICKDTEFLKKINRCVWSEDVEPPEFEKRWTTVAESHGLSDNEWLKEKYNIRNMWVPAYFRDLFLGGLMKTASRSESENHFFSNFTNPNLTLVEFWMRFESAMDAQRWTHSKLVAQSKNSFPQLSTPLVLEKHASEIYTPTIFGEFQKEVEAACYSCGVGDK; this is encoded by the coding sequence atgtggcacatactaAAAAAGTTGCCTGAGAAAGTAGGGCCTGTAATATGTAAAGATACTGAGTTCCTGAAGAAGATAAACCGATGTGTTTGGAGCGAAGATGTGGAGCCGCCTGAATTTGAGAAAAGGTGGACAACAGTAGCTGAATCTCATGGGTTGTCGGATAACGAGTGGCTTAAGGAGAAGTACAATATTAGAAATATGTGGGTTCCAGCTTACTTTCGTGATCTATTTTTAGGAGGCTTGATGAAAACGGCCTCCAGGTCAGAGTCAGAAAACCACTTTTTCAGCAACTTCACTAATCCTAATTTAACCCTAGTTgagttttggatgagatttgagagtgcaaTGGATGCTCAAAGATGGACTCATTCGAAACTTGTTGCACAATCAAAAAACTCCTTCCCCCAGTTGTCGACTCCATTAGTCCTAGAAAAGCATGCATCAGAAATCTACACTCCAACAATTTTCGGCGAGTTTCAAAAGGAAGTCGAAGCAGCTTGCTATTCATGTGGTGTTGGGgataaataa